One genomic window of Lepeophtheirus salmonis chromosome 5, UVic_Lsal_1.4, whole genome shotgun sequence includes the following:
- the LOC121117979 gene encoding trypsin I-P1, whose protein sequence is MIVHGVAIKCLTILSVLNHVASVSELCGLSELNFNPRSAKILNGSCTPHEAVPWIAQIQIKVNKKYVHHCGGTLVAHDIVLTAAHCLLTRDKMRVVLGQYNLTSTDQRERIFKIDKHILHSDWDSFKTGRYSNDIALIKIQTSRDAHNFAPACLPQSSMKLFGKKCIISGWGKTKAKGKEISNNCLRSANVKVFRLEKCQSFYEPVGKRLSQGMVCAGAENGGVDSCKGDSGGPLMCSDGERFYVHGIVSWGHGCGQKGKPGVYTQVQKYHHWVRHNIELLHKTN, encoded by the exons ATGATTGTTCATGGAGTAGCTATTAAATGTTTAACGATATTGAGTGTTCTTAATCATGTAGCATCAGTATCCGAATTGTGTGGATTATCTGAATTAAA TTTCAATCCAAGGAGTGCAAAAATACTGAACGGCTCTTGCACTCCACATGAAGCCGTTCCATGGATTGCCCAAATCCAAATAAAggtcaacaaaaaatatgtccatCATTGTGGGGGAACTCTAGTGGCTCATGATATTGTTTTAACAGCTGCTCACTGTTTATT AACGCGTGATAAAATGCGAGTTGTTTTGGGTCAGTATAATCTAACTTCAACAGATCAGAGAGAAAGGATATTTAAGATCGATAAGCACATTCTACATTCGGATTGGGACTCTTTTAAAACTGGAAGATATTCGAATGATATTGCCCTCATTAAAATTCAAACCTCAAGGGACGCACATAATTTTGCACCCGCATGCCTCCCACAGAGTAGTATGAAATTATTTGGGAAGAAGTGCATTATTTCCGGATGGGGTAAAACCAAGG cAAAAGGGAAAGAAATATCAAACAATTGCCTTCGCTCTGCCAATGTCAAGGTGTTTCGTTTAGAAAAATGTCAGTCCTTCTATGAGCCTGTAGGTAAAAGACTATCTCAAG GAATGGTTTGTGCTGGCGCAGAGAATGGTGGAGTGGACTCTTGCAAAGGGGATAGCGGTGGGCCATTAATGTGTAGTGATGGAG AACGTTTCTATGTTCATGGAATTGTAAGTTGGGGACATGGTTGTGGTCAAAAAGGGAAGCCAGGAGTGTATACCCAggttcaaaaatatcatcattgGGTTAGACATAACATTGAGCTTCTTCACAAGACGAATTAG